In Halobacillus amylolyticus, the following proteins share a genomic window:
- a CDS encoding 3-hydroxybutyryl-CoA dehydrogenase has translation MSVNQVMVIGAGQMGAGIAQVFAQSGLKVKLNDMNEEALNKGITGIEKRLQRVVDKGKLTADEQAKANELLSGTTDLNDASDCDLVIEAVVENMDVKTKVFQSLDEITPAHAILASNTSSLPITEIAAVTKRPSQVIGMHFMNPVPVMKLVEIIRAIQTSDETYQVIEEMTKKLNKAPVEVNDLPGFAANRILMPMINEAIFAVHEGVASVEDVDTVMKLGMNHPMGPLTLADFIGLDTCLYIMEVLHDGFGDSKYRPCPLLRQYVKAGWLGKKSGRGFYSYE, from the coding sequence ATGTCAGTTAATCAAGTGATGGTCATTGGTGCCGGACAGATGGGAGCAGGGATTGCTCAAGTATTCGCTCAGTCAGGCCTGAAAGTGAAATTAAATGATATGAACGAGGAAGCATTAAACAAAGGGATCACAGGTATTGAAAAACGTTTGCAACGCGTAGTAGATAAAGGCAAATTAACAGCAGATGAGCAGGCAAAAGCGAACGAATTGCTCTCCGGAACGACTGATTTGAACGATGCATCTGATTGCGATCTCGTGATTGAAGCGGTCGTAGAAAATATGGATGTAAAAACGAAGGTATTCCAAAGCCTTGATGAAATTACACCGGCTCATGCAATTTTGGCATCCAATACCTCATCTTTGCCAATCACTGAAATTGCAGCGGTTACGAAGCGTCCATCTCAAGTCATCGGTATGCACTTCATGAACCCGGTGCCAGTCATGAAACTTGTGGAAATCATCCGTGCCATTCAAACGAGTGATGAAACGTATCAAGTGATTGAGGAAATGACGAAGAAGCTGAATAAGGCGCCTGTTGAAGTCAATGACCTTCCAGGCTTTGCTGCCAATCGGATTTTGATGCCGATGATTAATGAAGCGATTTTTGCTGTTCATGAAGGTGTCGCTTCCGTAGAAGATGTTGACACGGTCATGAAGCTCGGGATGAACCACCCGATGGGGCCACTGACACTGGCTGATTTCATTGGTCTTGATACATGTCTGTATATTATGGAAGTTCTTCACGACGGCTTTGGCGACAGTAAGTATCGTCCGTGTCCACTGCTTAGACAGTATGTAAAAGCAGGCTGGCTCGGTAAAAAGTCAGGTCGAGGATTTTACAGCTACGAATAA